CTCACAAGCAAACTCTTATTTGAGTGGAGATATACGTAGATGGTAGCTAATAGTAGCTATAGGTTGATCCATAGGCTTGTTGCATGCGCCATGCATGCAAGAGAAGAAGGGGTGGGCTGATTGTTTCCGTCAGCGGCGGCGTGCCGCTGTCTCCCGCTGCGCGTTGAAGTAGACGGCAGCGACCGGGAGGCCAAGGTCGTTCTCGTCAGCGAAGCGGCGTGTGTTGAAGTAGTCCCTGGTGGAGGGAGGGTTCATGGCCTGCCGCTTCTTCTGTTGGAACAGCACGAAGGTGAACCTGTGAATGCCAATGTTGGGCTTGGGGCTCTCGTAGCTCACCACCTCCCTTCCTGCATGCATTCATGTGTTTATTCAGGGAAATTAAGGATGGGACCAATCAGCAAAAGATAAAGCAGTCATGCATGAAAAGGACTTACCAAAAGAAGCATCTGTGGTGCCAGGAATATCACTGACGATCCTGCATGCACAAGTCATAATCTGATCAAGCATGTTTTTATGCATAGCTGATCATATAAATCTGACCATTTATATTCACTAAACAAAAACTGATAAGTTTTATGTCCATAGGAAAGAACCTAATTGATCACCAGCTAAATTAATTTGGTCTTAAACATGTAGCTCACTTGGACTGATATGTATGTCTTTCACGTTATAGAGATTTTTCCATGTTGTGCTGAGCTTATTGGTCTTTATAGTCGTTAGGCTTTCGATTGCTCGAGTACTGTAAACTAGTTTGGGTTAGTAATTACCAGTGGAGATGCTCCCTAAGGTATGGATCACTAGGCCCTGGCACATCTGGGTCCGTCATGACCTGAAGAGCGACAACACTCATTTATCAGCTGGATGTTACACTAGCTAGCTTTGTGTACAGATGAGATGGCCGGAGAGGATAGGAGGCGCAAACCAGAGTGAAGAAGGATCTCATGTCCCCACCCTGGACTTCAATGCGTGGCTTGGACACGACCGCCGACGGGAAGAACTCGTGGCCGTTGAACACCTGCTTGTTGGAGCTGTAGGTCACCGTCATCTTCACTGTTGGGTTGAAGTTGTCGATGACCTCCCCGATGACCTTTCCAATGACGAGAGGCTCCAGCACCCTAGCCATGGCTAGCTACCTAGCTTGAACTGAAAAGTTGGTGATGATCGATGACAAATATCTACAGCCTGCAGGTAGCTAGTAGAAGCACGAGAGGAATGAGGTAGTATAGCCTGATGGTTGGTGTTGAGGTTGGGTGGCGTGGAGGCTCTATTTATAGCTGTGGAGAGCCGCGAGGTGAGTGAGCTGTGTGTGAGGAGGGTGAAGTTTTAAAGCTAGATTATCACTAGGTGATGTTTGATTATTCTGTCCTTGCGCACTATAAAACTGGGGCATACACCTTAAAAAGGTTTCAAACCTGAAAACTAGCATAAGTCTGTATATTCGTGATAGGTGGGTTTTGGGAGAAGTTTGTTCATAATGCACAGAATCCACACATTTGGTAAAAGAAGAAAGCCTTATTGCCATGTATGCGCCTACAAAGTCCCAAGCTGAGGTAGATCAATTGTACCATAGTACAAGTTCCCGAAACAGTTCATCGATCCTTCCGCGGGACATTATTAGAAGCCACACTGTTTGAGCGCATTGACAATTGCTTAAAGGCCTTTTTCAAAATTGTCTTAGTGATGATTGAGTATGGCCTACACCATTAAGTCTAATACTATGTATTTATATTTCTATCAAAATGcttcttttttcttatttttctcttgaaaatgcatgcatgcatatagttTAATTCTACCCAGTCAAAAGAATATGTATTTGGAAAATTATTTGTTGATCTGTACTGGAATATTTTTGCAATACTGTAATTTTATCAGGTATTACAATTATATTATGAGAAAGCGCAGTAGTGacccgcaaaaagaagaagaagaaagcgcAGTAGTGAGTTCAGTGCAGGGAGATATGATGCTCCAACTCTGCGCTCAAAAACTTGATTGCGGCAGGGAGAACACCAAAGCCCAAAGGGGTGCAAAAACAGAGTGCGTGCGCTCCACTGGCGTCCCTCTGTGCTTGTCTCTAGTTTGCTCATATTCGCTCTTGTTGGGCTTGGTGTTTGTAACTGTTATTTGGATAATTTCTGatcttatgtactccctccgttcacaaatataagatgttgtATTATCTCTGTAcgctaatataagatgtttttgcagttcaaaACATCTTACATTAGTTTACTGAGGGAGTAACTTTTTTGTGAATCAGATGTATATAGCTACGATTTAGTgcgtttgttcactcatttcagtccgtatgcaGTCCATATTACAATAttgaaaacatcttatatttgtgaacatttgtgaacagagggagcaGTTTTTTGAAATTATCATCTGATTGTCAATTTTCATGTCTGTGGCATTTTGCGGTAAGTACTTTTATTTATGTCTGGATACTGCGCACTGGACCAGCTTTGTACGTTTACTGCCAATTGTTGTCGCACCCGGTACACAGACCAAATAGTGATGTGATTGGTGCGGAGGGTCTAGCTAAACGAAAACAGTTCATTCCCATGTGCATTTCGTTTCGCGTGGGTAAAATCTTAAGAAAGGTCAAAGATGGCTGCCCGTCCGCCAGCTTAATTATGCTAATTGTCATTGCTCTTTTCGTCCATCCTTTTTCAGTTATTTAAGCATTATACTGTGTGAATTCTCTGCGCCGTACCATTTCACTTTTGGATTCCACTAAGCTTAAACAAAGCGTGCCAACCTAGGAAGGATAAGCCGGCATTCCGATTTGATGGCTGCCGAGCTGGGCAACTCAGCAGGGGATCAAATGATGGGGTTACCCTTTTTGACGATGCTTTTAAAAAAATAGTTTCATTCCCAGTTTATTTTAGCTGACCAGTTATGTTTATTCTTGCTTGAAGATGTATCTGCTGCGGAGCAACCTAGTGGCCCTTCTGGCTGTTGTAGACTTTGTTCGCCATGTTCATAGATATCCATCTCAAGCATATATAGAGATGTATGAAGACCCAGGCTTTTCCTCCTCACCGCGGTTCTTGTTGTGTTGATTTAGACGCATGTGCCTTGGACGCGGATTTTGCTTAACAGTTCATAGATGAACCTAGGAAGGATAAGGTTCCCTTTTTTCGCAAAGAAAAAACCCGAACATAATTCCAGCCGGATTGTATTGAATAAGCAAAATGTTGGGCTATTTACTAAAGGCCATCTACAAAAATTCTCCACACGATTCCGTCGCAAAAAGTTAAATTCTTTGCACGATTATCACAGTTTGAGTTAAACACGTAGCTCCTCTGTTCTTACCTCCTTTTGTCGTGTCCATGCATTGAGGTTTGGTAGATAGTGTTGCAAAGAACATTCTATAAACAGCATTGCATCAAGATGGACCTGCCACTATTGATGATTTAATTATTCTCGTGACAGTTGTGAGGTTGTCGCAGGGGCCAATTGGCGAGCATAAAACTGTGTGCTGGGTCTCTTTTTCGGCTACATCACAGGGTGGCCTCTCGTCAGACCAACTTGAAGGATCCTCTATTTCGTAGCTTTAATTTGCACTAGACTTGTATTTTATTTTGTTATAGTAGCTTTGCAATAGACTAAGGTCAGGTTCTCCTTTGTTTCCAGAAATGGAGTGTCCAGGTTGGGTCGAGCACATGATCTTTGCCATGCTAAGGCCTCCGATCTGCTTCTTTTGAACTCCAGTTGGCTTGCTTGGATGGAACCTGCTACCTGGGCGACGGTGGCCAATAAGCCGCTCGCAGTTGCAGTCTTATCTAAACAACTCCAAGAGCTGGCTTGTGCTTTTCTAAAAACGTGTTGGATGTTCGTGCTTTGCTATAAATATAAAATCCCCCGTGTCCTCGGCTTTGTTATGCGCTCAAGTTGAGCTTTGCTGTGAGTTGTGACTCATCTCATGGTTTGTGCGATGCTATTTATTTGTTATAATTTTTTCCGAGGAATCGGCAGGAGCTTTGCCTTTATATTAAGAAAAAAAGAATTGGCCAGTTTACAAGAAAAACTGGCCGAAAACTGATACAACGAAACACACGCCAGCCGCGGGGATGCGTATTGAACGAGCTGACAAAACGACCAGGTTGCTACCCTACTCACGACCCGGAGTCGCCACTCCGGCTTACAAACCTTAGCAACGAACATACGTCGGCCTTGAGGCCGCACTCCACACGAGCCGATGACTCTGTCGCCCATGCGACCAAATCCGACAATCAACAATACAGAGATGCTCTCTAGAGCCGCCGCTTCGACTTCCCCACCTGCCCCAAGGCCGCTGTTTTTTTTATGACGTGTTTTTCCTACATATAGTATTGGTGGGTAAGTAGAAGCGGCGTCGACATCCACAATAGAAAGGCCATGGCTTCGCTCACCTTGCTTATTTCGTGGACCATTTGGAATAAGGTGAACTCTCGGATGTTCCGTCACAAGAGCGCCCCACCACTAATTGCTCaacatcgtcatgtgcgaggcgaAGCTTTGGGTCACCACCGAGGCGAAGAAACTAGGGTGTTTTTTTTTGCAAGAATAAGCATTCATGTCGTATTTGTGGTTCACTTGTAACGAACTCTATTCGGATAAAAAAGGACTATTGTCAAGACAACCTTAGTTGATAttggtttttaattttttttaagatAGTTTGTTTAGTTTTTTATGTGAGCAGTGTCGAAGTTTTTTTTGACAAATGATACTTTATTTATTCGTCGGTGAGAACCAACGTATCAGatacaataaatgagaccacctcaACCGCGGGGTAGAAAATCTAGCTAACTTAGCTATTTCATGGGCAACCTGATTGCTCTTCCTATTGCACTAAGCGGACAAAACATGATTAAAGTCCTAAATCATATAGTAGCAATCATCAAAGATAGCTCCCATCACTGTCGGTCTTCCTTCTTCAAGGCTGATATGAGCATTGCCGGAGCTTAGTTAAGGCCAATATGGCCATGGCTCCCCAACAAAGAAATTCTTTAGATTAACTCCTTATATATAAAACTATTTGGGGCAAAACAGAAATAATGCATTAATAAACTTTTTTTGACAATCTGATGCATTAATACTCTTGATTAGCCCCATCGACTATGTTCAAGGCTCATCTAGCCCCCTCTCAAATCTTGTTGAAGCCCTGCCACCATATATATAACAGAAGAAAGCTATGCTATTCTATAAATGGCAAAGAAAAAGATGATAACTCGCTAAGGAAATTAAAGTCTGATTTGATTAAACAGCAATGCGTTAGGGAAAAAAGGAATATCATGTCTTGGTGACACGCTTAACACGACTACGTCGCGCATCTAACTTGAGGCTGTGCTTCCTGTCCGTGCTTTGTCATTTTTCAGAGCATACGCTAACTTCAGGAATGTTCCCCCTGTTCCTAGAATGGAAAAAGCCTAGACGGAATTACGGGAAAATTAAGAATAATTCCACAAATGCGATGCCCCAAACAAGTCAAATAGATTATTCTAGTCGGCAAAAATGGAGCTAAAAGTGAGTTGTGAATTGTCTGCTCGCATTTTTGGCAAAATATCTGCACAAGTGTCTATACCGTTAGAAAAAATGAGATAAAATCTTTGCATCATTAATTAATTAAACATAAGAGAATTGttcagttaattaactaaaaaacaTTAAGCTCCCAACATGAT
This region of Triticum aestivum cultivar Chinese Spring chromosome 2D, IWGSC CS RefSeq v2.1, whole genome shotgun sequence genomic DNA includes:
- the LOC123053234 gene encoding CEN-like protein 2, coding for MARVLEPLVIGKVIGEVIDNFNPTVKMTVTYSSNKQVFNGHEFFPSAVVSKPRIEVQGGDMRSFFTLVMTDPDVPGPSDPYLREHLHWIVSDIPGTTDASFGREVVSYESPKPNIGIHRFTFVLFQQKKRQAMNPPSTRDYFNTRRFADENDLGLPVAAVYFNAQRETAARRR